Proteins encoded within one genomic window of Ottowia sp. SB7-C50:
- a CDS encoding glutamate ABC transporter substrate-binding protein, with the protein MSIKSILKTAVVTLAVATGASAFAQGTPINAAAFDALVAAGPVASPATIASSTWASKIKQAGTLRLGGTQTSNLFSLLNEKDGRMRGFDAGLAQMLARYILGDGAKIQFTQVTSSTREQVLINDQADMVLATYSITPARAEKIAFAGPYYTSQAGVLVKGTNKAIQSYNDLAGKKVATQAGSTGPAILAQFAPKAVVQEFQTHQEALDGLRQGRVDAYVTDYTLLLNALSLGSGDARLAGAPFGAQDPYGIGLPKGSDGVAFVNAFLKKVQADGTWAKLWTISIGERTGSTAVPTPPALP; encoded by the coding sequence ATGTCGATCAAATCCATCCTGAAAACCGCCGTGGTGACCCTGGCGGTCGCCACCGGTGCATCGGCCTTCGCCCAGGGCACGCCCATCAATGCGGCGGCGTTTGACGCGCTGGTCGCAGCGGGCCCGGTCGCCAGCCCGGCCACCATTGCCTCCAGCACCTGGGCCAGCAAGATCAAGCAGGCCGGCACGCTGCGCCTGGGCGGCACGCAGACCTCGAACCTGTTCTCGCTGCTGAACGAGAAGGACGGCCGTATGCGCGGCTTCGACGCCGGACTGGCCCAGATGCTGGCGCGCTACATCCTGGGCGATGGGGCCAAGATCCAGTTCACGCAGGTGACCTCGTCCACGCGCGAGCAGGTGCTCATCAACGACCAGGCGGACATGGTGCTGGCCACCTATTCCATCACCCCCGCGCGCGCCGAGAAGATCGCGTTCGCCGGCCCTTACTACACGTCGCAGGCCGGGGTGCTGGTCAAGGGCACCAACAAGGCGATCCAGTCGTACAACGACCTGGCGGGCAAGAAGGTCGCCACGCAGGCCGGCTCCACCGGCCCGGCCATCCTGGCGCAGTTCGCGCCCAAGGCCGTCGTGCAGGAATTCCAGACGCACCAGGAAGCCCTTGACGGGCTGCGCCAGGGCCGCGTCGACGCCTACGTGACCGACTACACGCTGCTGCTGAACGCGCTGAGCCTGGGTTCGGGCGACGCCAGGCTGGCCGGCGCACCCTTTGGCGCGCAAGACCCGTACGGCATTGGCCTGCCCAAGGGCTCGGACGGCGTCGCCTTCGTCAACGCCTTCCTGAAGAAGGTGCAGGCCGACGGCACCTGGGCCAAGCTGTGGACCATCTCCATCGGCGAGCGCACCGGCAGCACCGCCGTGCCGACGCCGCCCGCGCTGCCCTGA
- a CDS encoding ABC transporter permease subunit — MGDVSRLLADYGPAFGQALLLTWKLTLFSFVPGFALGVVVTVLRLLPLPPLRFVLTGYVEIFRNIPSVALLIFIVFALPDLQVVIDYEPAVILTLALVCSAFTADYLRAGINTIAGGQIEAALSLGLRPLQVITTVVLPQALRSVVQPMTSLLIALMLSTSLASQVPFPGRELTALVSKIANDSAAGIPAFVVAAAMYVATGLLIGWAGARLEKKLRILR, encoded by the coding sequence ATGGGTGACGTTTCCAGGCTGCTGGCCGACTACGGGCCTGCCTTCGGGCAGGCCCTTTTGCTGACCTGGAAGCTCACCCTGTTTTCGTTCGTGCCCGGCTTCGCGCTGGGCGTTGTGGTGACGGTGCTGCGGCTGCTGCCGCTGCCGCCGCTGCGCTTCGTGCTGACCGGCTACGTCGAGATCTTCCGCAACATCCCCAGCGTGGCGCTGCTGATCTTCATCGTGTTTGCGCTGCCCGACCTGCAGGTGGTGATCGACTATGAGCCCGCCGTGATCCTGACGCTGGCGCTGGTCTGCTCGGCGTTCACGGCCGACTACCTGCGCGCCGGCATCAATACCATCGCCGGCGGCCAGATCGAGGCCGCGCTCAGCCTGGGCCTGCGGCCGCTGCAGGTCATCACCACGGTGGTGCTGCCGCAGGCGCTGCGCTCGGTGGTGCAGCCCATGACCTCGCTGCTGATTGCGCTCATGCTGTCGACCTCGCTGGCCTCGCAGGTGCCGTTTCCGGGGCGCGAACTCACCGCGCTCGTGTCCAAGATCGCGAACGACTCCGCCGCCGGCATTCCCGCCTTCGTGGTGGCCGCGGCGATGTATGTGGCGACCGGCCTGCTCATCGGCTGGGCCGGCGCCCGGCTGGAGAAGAAGCTGAGGATCCTGCGATGA
- a CDS encoding amino acid ABC transporter permease gives MSRPLDDILFGAPSPRTQATLRAMNWLSAAALAVLAAGVVYQFHTAGQLEAKFWEFFAWPTTWAFLAKGLLGTLASAAMAAVIALALGLVLLLGRLAPSRLLRWPAVAAIEFLRGTPTLLLIYVCFLVLPQVGIKLSTYWMLTLPVALSTSAVVAEVYRAGVLAVPRGQTDAARSLGLTEMQVFFSIVFPQALRYIVPALIAQLVIVVKDTTFGYVVTYGELMQNAKVLIANYHSLVPVYLVVALLYCLVNYALSQASKRLGRPMH, from the coding sequence ATGAGCCGGCCGCTGGACGACATCCTGTTTGGCGCGCCCAGCCCGCGCACCCAGGCCACCCTGCGGGCGATGAACTGGCTGTCGGCCGCCGCGCTGGCGGTGCTGGCCGCGGGCGTCGTGTACCAGTTCCACACCGCGGGGCAGCTTGAGGCGAAGTTCTGGGAATTCTTTGCCTGGCCGACGACCTGGGCCTTCCTCGCCAAGGGCCTGCTCGGCACCCTGGCGTCGGCGGCGATGGCCGCCGTCATCGCGCTGGCGCTTGGGCTGGTGCTGCTGCTCGGGCGGCTGGCGCCGTCGCGGCTGCTGCGCTGGCCCGCCGTCGCGGCCATCGAATTCTTGCGCGGCACGCCAACGCTGCTGCTCATCTACGTGTGCTTCCTGGTGCTGCCGCAGGTCGGCATCAAGCTCAGCACCTACTGGATGCTGACCCTGCCCGTGGCCCTGAGCACCTCCGCCGTGGTGGCCGAGGTCTACCGTGCCGGCGTGCTGGCCGTGCCGCGCGGCCAGACCGATGCGGCGCGCAGCCTGGGGCTGACCGAAATGCAGGTGTTCTTTTCCATCGTCTTTCCGCAGGCACTGCGCTACATCGTCCCGGCCCTGATCGCGCAGCTGGTCATCGTGGTCAAGGACACCACCTTCGGCTACGTCGTGACCTACGGCGAACTGATGCAGAACGCCAAGGTGCTGATCGCCAACTACCACTCGCTGGTGCCGGTGTACCTCGTCGTCGCGTTGCTGTATTGCCTGGTCAACTACGCCCTGTCGCAGGCCAGCAAGCGGCTCGGCCGGCCGATGCATTGA
- the pssA gene encoding CDP-diacylglycerol--serine O-phosphatidyltransferase, giving the protein MSDTTPARKKPFSMIREFHLADWFTLGNAVCGVGAMFAIITFIQTGDVHHVYYACALVLAALVFDIFDGRVARWRQKSSLLGRELDSLADVISFGVAPALIAYGVGMQGLWDRVVLAFFVACGVSRLARFNVTAEAMSAGGDKVKYFEGTPIPTSMLLVALLWAAAATGAIGAHLWGGAVTIAGFTLHPLVLLYLLSGSLMISRIRIPKL; this is encoded by the coding sequence ATGAGTGACACCACCCCCGCGCGCAAGAAGCCTTTTTCCATGATCCGCGAGTTCCACCTCGCGGACTGGTTCACGCTGGGCAACGCCGTGTGCGGGGTGGGGGCGATGTTCGCCATCATCACCTTCATCCAGACCGGCGACGTGCACCACGTGTACTACGCCTGCGCGCTGGTGCTGGCGGCGCTGGTGTTCGACATCTTCGACGGGCGCGTGGCGCGCTGGCGGCAGAAGTCGTCGCTGCTGGGACGCGAACTGGATTCGCTGGCGGACGTCATCTCGTTCGGCGTGGCGCCGGCGCTCATCGCCTACGGCGTGGGCATGCAGGGCCTGTGGGACCGCGTGGTGCTGGCTTTCTTCGTGGCGTGCGGCGTGTCGCGCCTGGCGCGCTTCAACGTCACGGCCGAGGCGATGTCGGCCGGCGGCGACAAGGTCAAGTACTTCGAGGGCACGCCGATCCCCACGTCGATGCTGCTGGTGGCGCTGCTGTGGGCCGCCGCCGCCACGGGCGCCATCGGCGCCCATCTGTGGGGCGGCGCGGTCACGATCGCCGGCTTCACGCTGCACCCGCTGGTGCTGCTGTACCTGCTGTCCGGCTCGCTGATGATCAGCCGGATTCGCATCCCCAAGCTTTGA
- a CDS encoding DNA adenine methylase, whose amino-acid sequence MSNTASPIIPWIGGKRRLAKHLLPLFPEHGCYVEPFCGAAALYFLKPAAKAEVLNDINGELVNLYRVVKHHLEEFVRQFKWALSSRQIFKWLQITPAEPLTDIQRAARFYYLQRNTFGGKVEGQSFGTSTTAAPRLNLLRMEEDLSAAHLRLAGTVIEHLEWAACITRYDRPHTLFYCDPPYWGTEGYGVPFALSEYDRLAELARTIKGKMIVSVNDIPEMRQAFHGLPMQRVELAYSVGGAGRKNVRAGELIICNFTP is encoded by the coding sequence ATGAGCAATACCGCATCCCCCATCATTCCCTGGATCGGCGGCAAACGCCGCCTGGCCAAGCATCTGCTACCCCTATTCCCTGAGCACGGCTGCTACGTCGAGCCGTTCTGCGGCGCGGCAGCGCTGTACTTCCTCAAGCCGGCCGCCAAGGCCGAGGTGCTGAACGACATCAACGGCGAGCTGGTCAACCTCTACCGTGTCGTCAAGCACCACCTGGAGGAGTTCGTACGCCAGTTCAAGTGGGCGCTCAGCAGCCGGCAAATCTTCAAGTGGCTGCAGATCACGCCCGCCGAGCCGCTGACCGATATCCAGCGCGCCGCGCGGTTCTATTACCTGCAGCGCAACACCTTCGGCGGCAAAGTCGAGGGCCAGAGCTTCGGCACGTCCACCACCGCAGCGCCCCGGCTGAACCTGCTGCGCATGGAAGAAGACCTGTCTGCCGCCCACCTGCGCCTCGCCGGAACGGTGATCGAGCACCTGGAGTGGGCCGCCTGCATCACCCGCTACGACCGCCCGCACACCCTGTTCTACTGCGACCCGCCGTACTGGGGCACCGAGGGCTACGGCGTCCCCTTCGCGCTGTCTGAATACGACCGCCTGGCCGAGCTGGCGCGCACCATCAAGGGCAAGATGATCGTCTCGGTCAACGACATCCCCGAGATGCGCCAGGCCTTCCACGGCCTGCCGATGCAGCGCGTCGAACTGGCCTATTCAGTCGGTGGCGCCGGCCGAAAGAACGTCAGGGCCGGCGAGCTGATCATCTGCAATTTCACCCCCTGA